A genomic window from Xenorhabdus cabanillasii includes:
- the murE gene encoding UDP-N-acetylmuramoyl-L-alanyl-D-glutamate--2,6-diaminopimelate ligase, which yields MEDRNLRDLLALWGVDAPELPLREMTLDSRKVAAGDLFVAIKGHQTDGRKYIPQAIAQGVAAVIAEAKGKADNGTIQEIHGVPVIYFDDLNNKLSKLAGEFYQHPGNKLKLVGVTGTNGKTTTTQLLAQWSQALGETSAVMGTVGNGLLGMTVPSENTTGSAVDIQLDLQQLVNQKATFAAMEVSSHGLIQGRVAVLPFQAAVFTNLSRDHLDYHGDMKNYEEAKWLLFSNHDVKQKIINADDEVGLKWLSCLPEAVAVTMENRLPESWQGRWLSAEGIRYHDKGASIAFNSGWGAGTIESPLMGAFNVSNLLLAIATLLSLQYPLEKLLKTASCLMPVCGRMEVFSASGHPTVVVDYAHTPDALEKALAAARLHCKGQLWCVFGCGGDRDKGKRPLMGGVAEQQADRIVVTDDNPRSEEPQSIVADILAGFINPGSAMVIHGRVEAVTSAIMQAGEEDVVLVAGKGHEDYQLVGNRRLDYSDRLTVARLLGVAA from the coding sequence GTGGAAGATCGTAATTTGCGCGATTTATTGGCTCTTTGGGGAGTTGATGCTCCTGAGCTTCCGCTGCGAGAAATGACATTGGACAGCCGCAAAGTGGCTGCCGGAGATCTGTTTGTTGCGATTAAAGGGCATCAGACAGATGGTCGAAAATACATTCCTCAAGCCATCGCTCAAGGGGTTGCTGCGGTGATCGCTGAAGCGAAGGGAAAAGCGGATAACGGCACCATTCAGGAAATACACGGTGTTCCGGTTATCTATTTTGATGATTTAAATAATAAACTGTCGAAATTAGCAGGTGAATTTTATCAACATCCGGGTAATAAATTAAAACTGGTAGGTGTGACGGGAACCAACGGTAAGACCACGACAACACAATTATTGGCACAGTGGAGTCAGGCTCTTGGAGAAACCAGTGCGGTAATGGGCACGGTAGGGAATGGCCTGCTAGGTATGACAGTTCCCAGTGAAAATACCACAGGCTCCGCCGTTGATATTCAGCTTGATTTACAACAGCTCGTCAATCAGAAAGCGACTTTTGCAGCAATGGAAGTTTCTTCACACGGCCTGATTCAAGGGCGAGTAGCTGTATTACCTTTTCAGGCTGCTGTTTTCACTAACTTAAGCCGTGATCATCTTGACTATCACGGTGACATGAAAAATTACGAAGAAGCCAAATGGTTGTTGTTCAGTAACCATGATGTCAAACAGAAGATTATTAATGCCGATGATGAGGTTGGGCTGAAATGGCTCTCTTGTCTGCCAGAAGCCGTTGCTGTCACGATGGAAAATCGTTTGCCGGAAAGTTGGCAGGGGCGTTGGTTATCAGCGGAGGGAATTCGTTATCACGATAAAGGTGCCTCCATTGCATTTAACTCTGGCTGGGGAGCAGGAACTATCGAGAGTCCTCTGATGGGGGCTTTTAATGTCAGCAACCTGCTATTGGCGATTGCAACACTATTATCACTGCAATATCCATTGGAAAAACTGTTGAAGACGGCATCTTGTCTGATGCCAGTCTGTGGACGTATGGAAGTCTTTTCGGCATCAGGTCATCCTACAGTTGTCGTGGATTATGCTCACACGCCTGATGCATTGGAAAAAGCACTGGCTGCCGCACGGCTGCATTGTAAGGGGCAGCTTTGGTGTGTATTTGGTTGTGGAGGGGATCGCGATAAAGGCAAACGTCCACTGATGGGAGGCGTTGCGGAACAACAGGCTGACCGGATTGTTGTTACTGATGATAACCCTCGTAGTGAAGAGCCTCAGTCCATTGTTGCGGATATTTTGGCAGGTTTCATCAACCCGGGAAGTGCAATGGTTATTCATGGGCGTGTTGAAGCTGTCACCAGTGCCATCATGCAGGCGGGTGAGGAAGATGTCGTGCTGGTAGCAGGTAAAGGCCATGAGGATTATCAACTAGTGGGTAATCGTCGGCTGGATTACTCAGATCGCCTGACGGTTGCACGTCTATTGGGGGTAGCCGCATGA
- the rsmH gene encoding 16S rRNA (cytosine(1402)-N(4))-methyltransferase RsmH — translation MANSHFKHTSVLLDEAVNGLNIQEDGIYIDGTFGRGGHSRLILSKLGPNGRLMAIDRDPQAIEASKAITDPRFSITHGPFSDLATYVRDAGLAGKIDGILLDLGVSSPQLDDPERGFSFMRDGPLDMRMDPTRGQSASEWLMKTEADDIAWVLKTFGEERFAKRIARAIVARNQEEPITRTRELAELIAQASPIKEKHKHPATRSFQAIRIYINSELEEIERALEGALQVLAPQGRLSVISFHSLEDRIVKRFIQQHSQGPQVPAGLPLTETQLKALGGRSLKSIGRLKPSGDEVATNPRARSSVLRFAEKAGE, via the coding sequence ATGGCAAATAGTCATTTTAAGCACACCAGTGTATTACTGGATGAAGCTGTCAATGGATTGAATATCCAGGAAGATGGAATTTATATTGATGGAACATTCGGGCGAGGGGGGCACTCTCGCCTGATTTTATCAAAGTTGGGGCCGAATGGTCGTTTGATGGCAATAGATCGCGATCCACAGGCCATTGAAGCATCAAAAGCAATTACTGACCCGCGTTTCTCTATTACTCATGGGCCATTTTCAGATTTGGCTACCTATGTAAGAGATGCAGGTCTGGCTGGAAAAATTGATGGTATTTTGCTGGATTTAGGGGTGTCTTCACCGCAACTGGATGATCCTGAACGTGGTTTCTCATTTATGCGTGATGGGCCTCTGGATATGCGGATGGATCCCACCCGGGGACAATCAGCCTCAGAATGGTTGATGAAGACTGAAGCAGATGATATTGCGTGGGTACTGAAAACTTTTGGTGAAGAACGTTTTGCCAAACGAATTGCGAGAGCTATTGTTGCCCGCAATCAGGAAGAACCCATCACGCGGACCAGAGAATTGGCAGAGCTAATTGCTCAGGCGAGTCCAATTAAGGAGAAACATAAGCATCCTGCGACACGCAGTTTTCAGGCTATCAGGATCTACATTAACAGTGAACTGGAAGAAATAGAACGTGCATTGGAAGGTGCATTACAGGTTTTAGCACCACAAGGGCGATTATCAGTCATCAGTTTCCACTCGTTGGAAGATCGCATAGTGAAACGCTTTATCCAGCAACATAGTCAGGGGCCACAGGTTCCAGCAGGTTTGCCTCTTACCGAAACGCAATTAAAAGCATTAGGGGGGCGTAGTCTGAAATCAATTGGCAGGTTGAAACCCTCAGGGGATGAAGTGGCAACCAATCCGAGAGCAAGAAGCTCGGTATTGCGATTTGCTGAAAAGGCAGGTGAATAA
- the murD gene encoding UDP-N-acetylmuramoyl-L-alanine--D-glutamate ligase: protein MTNYMTNNIVPDNTAPNYIASNYIASNYIDKKVVIVGLGLTGLSCVDFFMARGVIPRVIDTRSVPPGIDKLANNIECHTGSFNTQWLMEAGLIVSSPGIALATPELRAAADAGVEIVGDIELFCREATAPIVAITGSNGKSTVTSLVGEMAKEAGWQIGVGGNIGIPALALLKQLPKQPPCQLYVLELSSFQLETTYSLRAAAATVLNVTEDHMVRYPEGLAQYRAAKLRIYDQAKVCVVNAQDELSLPMAGKDSRCISFGVGHGDYQLDSEHQQLIVNQQPLLSTQEMCLTGQHNYTNGLAALALADAVGIPREASLRALRTYQGLAHRFQVVHMRNGVHWVNDSKATNVGSTQAALSGLTLEGTLYLLVGGDGKEADFTSLRPYVLGNNIRLYCFGRDGNQLAQLRPEISRLTDTMEQAMREIAPKLIAGDMVLLSPACASFDQFNGFEHRGCEFARLAEELG, encoded by the coding sequence ATGACTAACTATATGACTAACAACATTGTGCCTGACAACACGGCTCCCAACTATATTGCTTCTAACTATATTGCTTCTAACTACATAGATAAAAAAGTTGTCATAGTTGGGTTGGGGTTAACCGGGCTTTCTTGTGTCGATTTTTTCATGGCGCGCGGTGTGATCCCACGTGTGATAGATACCCGTAGCGTGCCGCCGGGAATTGATAAGTTAGCTAATAACATTGAATGTCATACAGGCAGTTTCAATACCCAATGGTTGATGGAAGCCGGCTTAATTGTCTCCAGCCCGGGTATTGCACTGGCAACACCTGAATTGCGGGCAGCGGCTGATGCCGGGGTTGAAATTGTCGGAGATATTGAACTGTTTTGTCGTGAAGCAACAGCACCAATTGTGGCTATCACCGGTTCAAATGGCAAAAGTACAGTGACCAGTCTGGTTGGTGAAATGGCAAAAGAAGCGGGATGGCAGATTGGTGTAGGTGGTAACATCGGCATCCCGGCTTTAGCGCTGTTGAAACAATTGCCTAAACAGCCACCGTGCCAGCTATATGTGCTGGAGCTTTCCAGTTTTCAGCTTGAAACGACTTACAGCCTGCGGGCAGCCGCAGCGACAGTTTTGAATGTCACTGAAGACCATATGGTTCGTTACCCTGAAGGTTTGGCACAATACCGTGCTGCAAAACTGCGTATCTACGATCAGGCAAAAGTGTGTGTAGTGAATGCACAGGATGAGCTGAGCCTGCCAATGGCAGGTAAAGATAGCCGTTGTATCAGTTTTGGGGTAGGCCATGGTGATTATCAACTTGATAGTGAACATCAGCAATTGATCGTCAACCAACAACCACTGTTATCCACACAGGAAATGTGTCTGACCGGGCAACATAACTATACCAACGGACTTGCAGCATTAGCGCTGGCAGATGCTGTAGGTATACCCCGTGAGGCGAGCCTGCGGGCATTGCGAACTTATCAGGGGTTGGCGCATCGTTTTCAGGTGGTACACATGAGAAACGGTGTTCATTGGGTAAACGACTCTAAAGCAACAAATGTAGGCAGTACTCAGGCTGCGCTGAGTGGTCTGACCCTGGAAGGTACACTTTATCTTTTAGTGGGTGGAGATGGAAAAGAGGCGGATTTCACGTCACTCAGACCTTATGTATTAGGGAATAACATTCGCCTTTACTGTTTTGGTCGTGATGGCAATCAACTGGCACAGCTGCGCCCGGAAATCTCCAGATTGACGGATACGATGGAACAGGCGATGCGGGAAATTGCACCGAAATTGATTGCCGGAGACATGGTGTTATTGTCACCGGCTTGTGCGAGCTTTGATCAGTTTAATGGTTTTGAACATCGGGGCTGTGAATTCGCCCGTTTGGCGGAGGAGCTAGGCTAA
- the ftsW gene encoding cell division protein FtsW, whose protein sequence is MTIPGLGKFKNWLTDNVETDPTDIVMYDRTLVWMIFGLVVIGFVMVTSASMPVGQRLAQDPFIFARRDAIYLILSFSLSLITLRIPMEFWQRYSNVMLLVTIMMLIVVLFVGSSVNGASRWVAIGPLRIQPAELSKLSLFCYLSSYLVRKVEEVRNNFWGFCKPMGVMIALAILLLAQPDLGTVVVLFVITLALLFLAGAKLWQFLAIIGCGLFAVVVLIVAEPYRVRRVTSFLNPWDDPFGSGYQLTQSLMAFGRGDFFGQGLGNSVQKLEYLPEAHTDFIFSILGEELGYLGVVLVLAMVFFVAFRAMMIGRRALQLDQRFAGFLACAIGIWFSFQAFINVGAASGMLPTKGLTLPLISYGGSSLIVMSTAIVLLLRIDYEVRLAKAQAFVRSPK, encoded by the coding sequence ATGACCATTCCAGGCCTTGGTAAATTTAAAAATTGGCTGACGGATAATGTGGAGACCGATCCCACAGATATCGTCATGTATGATCGTACCCTGGTCTGGATGATATTCGGGTTAGTCGTGATTGGTTTTGTCATGGTGACATCAGCCTCAATGCCGGTTGGTCAGCGCCTTGCACAAGATCCATTTATCTTTGCGCGTCGCGATGCAATTTATCTGATTCTGTCGTTTAGTCTGTCACTTATCACACTACGCATTCCGATGGAGTTTTGGCAGCGTTACAGCAACGTCATGTTATTGGTTACGATCATGATGTTGATCGTGGTGTTGTTTGTTGGCAGTTCAGTTAATGGAGCATCACGTTGGGTAGCGATTGGCCCTCTGCGTATTCAGCCGGCGGAATTGTCGAAGTTATCGCTCTTTTGTTATCTCTCCAGTTATTTGGTGAGAAAAGTAGAAGAGGTGAGAAACAACTTCTGGGGATTCTGTAAACCGATGGGGGTCATGATTGCGCTGGCTATCTTACTGCTGGCACAGCCTGATCTGGGAACGGTGGTTGTGCTGTTTGTGATAACACTGGCTCTGCTGTTTCTGGCGGGGGCAAAATTATGGCAATTTCTTGCCATCATTGGCTGTGGGCTCTTTGCCGTAGTCGTGTTGATTGTGGCTGAACCATACCGGGTGCGCCGGGTGACCTCTTTCCTGAATCCATGGGATGATCCCTTTGGCAGTGGTTACCAGCTCACACAATCCCTGATGGCATTTGGTCGTGGAGATTTTTTTGGGCAGGGGCTGGGGAACTCTGTTCAGAAGCTGGAATACCTGCCGGAAGCCCATACTGACTTTATTTTCTCTATTTTAGGAGAAGAATTAGGTTATTTGGGTGTGGTTTTAGTGTTGGCAATGGTATTCTTCGTCGCTTTCCGCGCAATGATGATTGGCCGCCGGGCATTACAGCTTGATCAGCGTTTTGCCGGTTTTCTGGCATGTGCCATTGGTATCTGGTTCAGCTTTCAGGCATTTATCAATGTCGGTGCTGCTTCTGGAATGTTGCCGACGAAAGGGCTGACATTACCTCTTATAAGTTACGGTGGTTCGAGTTTGATCGTGATGTCAACAGCCATCGTTTTATTATTGCGAATTGACTATGAAGTGCGTCTGGCAAAAGCACAGGCGTTCGTAAGGAGCCCTAAATGA
- the murF gene encoding UDP-N-acetylmuramoyl-tripeptide--D-alanyl-D-alanine ligase: MIPLTLQQLAQVTEGTLHCVSEQQAATAQIQSVETDSRKIARGDLFIALKGENFDAHHFAADVAKRGAGALLVSRLLELDCPQVLVQDTRLAMGKLASWVRQQSNARVVALTGSSGKTSVKEMAAAILRQCGNTLYTAGNFNNDIGVPLTLFRLTQEHQFAVIELGANHIGEIAYTTEMVRPESALVNNLFSAHLEGFGSLAGVAKAKGEIFVGLSPTGTAIINLESNDWHNWQQNISEQQTVWRFSITPTAGADFYATDIQEQLLETHFCLHTPIGSRNVILPLPGKHNIANVLAASALAISVGASLDNIHAGLLELKAVPGRLFPVHLAEGKMVLDDTYNANPGSMIAAAQVLSRMPGYRVMVVSDMGELGEQAVECHRQVGEAIASANIDQLISVGPLSVHISDASGRGQHFANKAELVAALLPLLKKYETVSVLIKGSRSTKMEEVVDSLKENFQC; the protein is encoded by the coding sequence ATGATCCCATTGACACTCCAGCAACTGGCACAAGTTACAGAAGGAACGCTACATTGCGTTTCCGAACAACAGGCTGCTACAGCTCAGATTCAATCTGTAGAAACTGATAGCCGCAAAATAGCTCGTGGTGATCTGTTCATTGCTTTAAAAGGGGAAAATTTTGATGCCCATCACTTCGCGGCTGATGTTGCGAAACGGGGAGCAGGGGCATTATTGGTTAGCCGGCTTCTTGAGCTTGATTGTCCTCAAGTGCTCGTGCAGGACACCCGTTTGGCAATGGGCAAACTGGCAAGCTGGGTTCGTCAGCAAAGTAATGCGCGAGTTGTTGCATTGACCGGTTCTTCCGGCAAAACATCGGTGAAAGAGATGGCCGCCGCGATTTTGCGTCAATGTGGTAATACGCTGTATACCGCGGGGAATTTCAATAACGATATCGGTGTGCCATTAACCCTGTTCAGACTCACTCAGGAGCACCAGTTTGCCGTGATTGAGTTGGGCGCTAACCACATTGGTGAAATTGCTTATACCACTGAAATGGTACGTCCTGAAAGTGCACTGGTAAATAACCTGTTTTCCGCTCACCTGGAAGGATTTGGCTCGTTGGCGGGAGTTGCAAAAGCAAAAGGTGAAATTTTTGTAGGGCTTTCACCAACAGGAACCGCCATTATCAATCTGGAGAGCAACGACTGGCATAACTGGCAGCAGAATATCAGTGAGCAACAGACAGTATGGCGTTTTTCTATTACCCCGACAGCAGGAGCTGATTTTTACGCGACAGATATTCAAGAGCAGTTGTTGGAAACGCATTTTTGCCTGCATACACCAATTGGAAGTCGTAACGTCATATTACCGCTACCCGGCAAACATAATATTGCCAATGTGTTAGCTGCCAGTGCGCTGGCGATTTCCGTGGGGGCCTCCCTTGACAATATTCACGCTGGTCTATTGGAGTTGAAAGCTGTCCCAGGGCGTTTATTCCCTGTTCATTTGGCCGAGGGAAAGATGGTACTGGATGACACCTATAATGCCAATCCGGGTTCTATGATTGCCGCAGCGCAAGTGTTATCCCGGATGCCGGGTTATCGCGTGATGGTTGTCAGCGATATGGGTGAATTGGGAGAACAGGCGGTTGAGTGTCACCGTCAGGTTGGTGAAGCCATAGCATCTGCAAATATTGATCAACTCATTAGCGTCGGACCTTTAAGTGTACATATCTCTGATGCAAGTGGGCGGGGGCAGCATTTTGCAAACAAGGCTGAATTAGTTGCAGCTCTGCTTCCTTTACTGAAAAAATACGAAACGGTTTCTGTATTAATTAAAGGTTCACGCAGTACCAAAATGGAAGAGGTAGTGGACTCGTTGAAGGAGAACTTCCAATGTTAG
- the mraY gene encoding phospho-N-acetylmuramoyl-pentapeptide-transferase — MLVWLAEYLVKYHTGFNVFSYLTFRAIVGLLTALFIALWMGPTLIAYLQRLQIGQVVRNDGPESHLSKRGTPTMGGLLILFSITISVLLWARLDNPYVWCVLVVLLGYGIVGFVDDYRKVVRKDTKGLIARWKYFWQSVLALGVAFTMYSIGKDTPATQLVVPFFKEVMPQLGLLYILLTYFVIVGTSNAVNLTDGLDGLAIMPTVFVAAGFALVAWATGNVNFANYLHIPYLSRAGELVIVCTAIVGAGLGFLWFNTYPAQVFMGDVGSLALGGALGTIAVLLRQEFLLVIMGGVFVMETLSVILQVGSFKLRGQRIFRMAPIHHHYELKGWPEPRVIVRFWIISLMLVLIGLATLKVR, encoded by the coding sequence ATGTTAGTTTGGTTAGCCGAATATCTGGTTAAATATCACACCGGTTTTAACGTCTTTTCCTATCTGACGTTCAGAGCCATTGTCGGCTTGCTGACTGCATTGTTTATTGCGCTGTGGATGGGGCCAACTTTAATTGCTTACCTGCAAAGATTACAGATTGGTCAGGTCGTGCGTAATGACGGGCCGGAATCCCATTTAAGTAAGCGCGGAACCCCGACTATGGGCGGGTTGTTGATCCTGTTCTCCATTACCATTTCTGTTCTGTTATGGGCACGTCTGGATAATCCTTACGTTTGGTGCGTACTGGTCGTTCTGCTGGGTTATGGAATCGTAGGGTTCGTTGATGATTATCGGAAAGTTGTGCGTAAAGATACCAAGGGACTGATTGCCCGCTGGAAATACTTCTGGCAATCCGTACTGGCACTGGGTGTGGCATTTACAATGTACAGCATTGGTAAAGATACACCAGCAACACAACTGGTTGTGCCATTTTTCAAAGAGGTGATGCCGCAGCTTGGTCTGCTGTATATCCTGTTGACTTATTTCGTAATTGTAGGCACCAGTAATGCCGTTAACCTGACGGATGGTCTGGATGGATTGGCAATTATGCCAACAGTGTTTGTAGCAGCTGGCTTTGCATTGGTGGCGTGGGCGACAGGTAATGTTAATTTCGCTAACTATCTGCACATTCCATATTTAAGCCGTGCAGGTGAGCTGGTGATTGTTTGTACCGCAATTGTCGGAGCAGGGTTGGGTTTCTTGTGGTTCAACACTTATCCGGCCCAAGTATTTATGGGAGATGTCGGCTCATTGGCTTTGGGCGGGGCACTGGGAACCATTGCGGTATTACTGCGTCAGGAATTCCTGCTGGTCATTATGGGCGGAGTATTCGTTATGGAAACGCTGTCCGTCATTTTGCAGGTTGGTTCGTTCAAGTTACGAGGACAACGTATTTTCCGCATGGCACCTATTCATCACCACTATGAACTGAAAGGCTGGCCAGAACCGCGGGTTATTGTGCGTTTCTGGATTATTTCTTTGATGCTGGTGCTGATTGGTCTGGCAACATTAAAGGTACGTTAA
- the ftsL gene encoding cell division protein FtsL has protein sequence MMAGERHGLVGVIGSDLIRNAKIPLILLVAVVISAISVVTVTHQTRLLTVEKERQAIQIDVQDIEWRNLLLEENALGDHSRIESIATEKFHMQHVDPVQENIVITQ, from the coding sequence ATAATGGCAGGTGAACGTCATGGATTAGTGGGAGTCATTGGCAGCGATTTAATCCGCAATGCCAAAATCCCATTGATTTTACTGGTAGCTGTAGTGATTTCAGCGATCAGTGTTGTGACGGTCACCCATCAGACCCGCTTATTGACTGTGGAGAAAGAACGTCAGGCAATTCAGATTGATGTTCAGGATATTGAATGGCGTAACTTGCTCCTTGAAGAAAATGCATTGGGTGACCACAGTCGGATCGAATCTATAGCGACTGAAAAATTTCATATGCAACATGTCGATCCGGTACAAGAAAACATTGTGATTACTCAATAA
- the mraZ gene encoding division/cell wall cluster transcriptional repressor MraZ, producing MFRGATLVNLDTKGRLTVPARYRETLNTESKGQMVCTIDLHQPCLLLYTLPEWEIIEEKLSRLSSMNPAERRVQRLLLGHASECQMDSAGRLLLANTLRQHAGLTKEVMLVGQFNKFELWDEQVWYQQVQSDIAAEQSTHEPLSARLQDLSL from the coding sequence ATGTTTCGTGGAGCAACGCTGGTTAATCTCGATACTAAAGGGCGACTTACTGTACCTGCCCGATATAGGGAAACACTGAATACGGAATCAAAAGGTCAAATGGTTTGTACAATTGATCTTCATCAGCCGTGTCTGTTGCTTTATACATTACCCGAATGGGAAATCATCGAAGAAAAATTATCTCGCTTATCCAGCATGAACCCAGCTGAACGTCGCGTTCAACGTTTGTTATTAGGACACGCTAGTGAATGCCAAATGGACAGTGCAGGGCGTCTTTTGTTAGCCAATACATTGCGTCAGCATGCAGGGTTAACAAAAGAAGTCATGCTGGTTGGGCAATTTAATAAATTTGAATTGTGGGATGAACAAGTCTGGTATCAGCAGGTACAGAGTGATATCGCTGCTGAACAATCCACACATGAACCTTTATCAGCAAGGCTACAGGATTTATCACTATAA
- a CDS encoding peptidoglycan glycosyltransferase FtsI has protein sequence MKAARSLKLKKQEDKASFVRWRFVLLCGGISLALIGLLIRVAYLQIINPDRLVKEGDSRSLRVQSIPTARGMINDRNGRPLAVSVPVDAVWADPKEISNKGGITDDTRWRALADALSIPLDQLTSKINEYPKGRFVYLARQVNTSIGDYVGKLKLPGIYLRQESRRYYPAGQVTAHIIGVTNIDGNGIEGVEKSFDSWLTGKPGTRTVRKDRTGRVIEDVSSVDRKAAHDLALSIDERLQTLVYRELTKAVILNKAESGSAVLVDVNTGEVLAMANSPSYNPNNLAGTPKDAMRNRAITDMFEPGSTVKPLVVMSALNSGIVKENTVLDTRPYRLMYGSRGHEIKDVAPRPELTITGILQKSSNVGVSKLALAMPASELVDVYYRFGMGKPTDLGLVGEKSGVFPKNRQRWSDLERATFSYGYGLMVTPLQLARVYATIGSFGIYRPLSITRVDPPVPGTRVFPENIMRTVIHMMESVALPGGGGVRAAIKGYRIAIKTGTAKKVGPDGKYVNKYISYTAGVAPASNPRFALVVIVDDPQAGKYYGGAVSAPIFGNIMSGVLRTMNVEPDALPADDKKEFVVNN, from the coding sequence ATGAAAGCTGCACGCTCTTTAAAGTTGAAAAAACAAGAAGATAAAGCCAGTTTTGTCAGATGGCGTTTTGTCTTGCTGTGTGGAGGCATTTCGCTTGCTTTAATCGGGCTTTTGATTCGAGTGGCTTATTTGCAGATCATTAATCCTGACCGTTTGGTGAAAGAAGGGGATTCCCGCTCTCTGCGTGTCCAATCTATTCCGACTGCCCGTGGCATGATTAACGATCGTAATGGACGCCCACTGGCAGTCAGTGTACCTGTAGATGCTGTCTGGGCGGATCCGAAAGAAATCTCTAACAAAGGGGGTATTACGGATGATACCCGTTGGCGGGCGTTGGCTGATGCGCTCTCCATTCCTCTTGATCAGTTAACCAGTAAGATTAATGAATACCCTAAAGGGCGTTTTGTTTATCTTGCTCGTCAAGTTAATACCTCTATTGGTGATTATGTTGGAAAACTGAAACTTCCGGGTATCTATTTGCGTCAGGAGTCCCGCCGTTATTATCCGGCAGGGCAGGTGACTGCACATATTATTGGTGTGACCAATATTGATGGCAATGGTATCGAGGGGGTGGAAAAGAGCTTTGATAGCTGGCTGACAGGTAAGCCGGGAACCCGGACTGTCCGTAAAGATCGCACCGGACGAGTTATTGAAGATGTTTCATCTGTAGACAGAAAAGCTGCTCATGATTTGGCTCTCAGTATTGATGAGCGTCTTCAGACTTTGGTTTATCGGGAATTGACGAAAGCTGTGATACTTAACAAGGCGGAATCTGGTTCTGCCGTATTGGTAGATGTTAACACCGGCGAAGTGTTGGCAATGGCAAACAGTCCGTCTTATAACCCGAATAATCTGGCGGGAACACCAAAAGATGCCATGCGTAATCGTGCCATTACTGATATGTTCGAACCCGGTTCTACAGTGAAACCGCTGGTTGTGATGAGTGCGCTGAATAGTGGCATTGTTAAAGAAAATACCGTGTTGGATACCAGACCTTACCGATTGATGTATGGTTCGAGGGGACATGAAATCAAAGACGTAGCTCCACGTCCTGAGTTAACCATCACGGGGATTTTACAGAAGTCGAGTAACGTTGGTGTTTCTAAACTGGCGTTAGCGATGCCTGCCTCGGAGCTGGTAGATGTTTATTACCGCTTTGGGATGGGAAAACCGACCGATTTGGGGTTGGTCGGAGAAAAGAGTGGTGTATTTCCAAAAAATAGACAACGGTGGTCTGATCTTGAGAGGGCCACCTTCTCTTACGGCTATGGGCTGATGGTAACACCGTTACAGTTAGCGCGAGTCTACGCAACAATAGGTAGCTTCGGTATTTATCGCCCATTGTCAATTACCAGGGTCGATCCCCCAGTTCCGGGTACTCGAGTATTTCCTGAGAATATCATGCGTACAGTGATACACATGATGGAGAGTGTGGCATTGCCTGGTGGAGGTGGGGTGCGTGCGGCAATAAAAGGCTACCGCATTGCAATCAAAACCGGTACGGCGAAAAAAGTCGGGCCGGATGGTAAATATGTCAATAAATATATCTCTTATACCGCAGGAGTTGCGCCTGCGAGTAATCCACGTTTTGCACTGGTTGTGATTGTCGATGATCCACAAGCAGGTAAATATTATGGTGGTGCAGTTTCAGCGCCTATTTTCGGCAACATCATGAGTGGTGTTCTCCGTACGATGAACGTTGAGCCCGATGCATTGCCTGCGGACGATAAAAAAGAGTTCGTGGTTAATAACTAA